A window from Staphylococcus succinus encodes these proteins:
- the parE gene encoding DNA topoisomerase IV subunit B, giving the protein MNKQNNYSDDSIQVLEGLEAVRKRPGMYIGSTDKRGLHHLVYEVVDNSVDEVLNGFGNEIIVTINKDESITIEDDGRGMPTGIHASGKPTVEVIFTVLHAGGKFGQGGYKTSGGLHGVGASVVNALSEWLEVEIHRDGTIFTQSFKNGGRPASGLVKHGKTKKTGTKVTFKPDPEIFKSATSFNYDVLSERLQESAFLLKSLRITLKDLRAGKEREDVFHYEEGIKEFVNYVNEGKEVLHEVATFDGEANNIEVEVAFQYNDQYSEGILSFVNNVRTKDGGTHEVGFKSAMTRVFNDYARRINELKDKDKNLDGNDIREGLTAIISIRIPEELLQFEGQTKSKLGTTEARSAVDSVVADKLPYYLEEKGQLSKNLVKKAVKAQQAREAARKAREDARSGKKNKRKDTLLSGKLTPAQSKNTDKKELYLVEGDSAGGSAKLGRDRKYQAILPLRGKVINTEKARLDDIFKNEEINTIIHTIGAGVGNEFKIEDSNYNRIIIMTDADTDGAHIQVLLLTFFFKYMKPLVEAGRVFIALPPLYKLEKGKGASRKIEYAWTDEELEKLQKKLGKGFSLQRYKGLGEMNADQLWETTMNPDTRTLIRVQIEDELRSSKRVTTLMGDKVAPRREWIENHVEFGLQEDQSILDNNEIQILEQDNPNEEERN; this is encoded by the coding sequence ATGAATAAACAAAATAATTATTCGGATGATTCCATTCAGGTTCTTGAGGGATTAGAGGCCGTAAGAAAGCGACCTGGGATGTATATTGGTTCTACCGATAAACGTGGATTACATCATTTAGTATATGAAGTTGTCGATAATTCCGTCGATGAAGTATTGAACGGTTTTGGAAATGAAATCATAGTGACAATTAATAAAGATGAAAGTATTACTATAGAAGATGATGGACGTGGTATGCCTACAGGTATTCATGCTTCAGGTAAACCTACTGTAGAAGTTATTTTTACAGTACTTCATGCAGGTGGAAAATTTGGACAAGGTGGATATAAAACTTCAGGTGGTTTACATGGTGTAGGTGCCTCGGTAGTAAATGCTTTAAGTGAGTGGTTAGAAGTCGAAATCCATAGAGATGGAACGATTTTTACACAAAGCTTCAAAAATGGTGGAAGACCCGCTTCAGGACTTGTCAAGCACGGTAAGACTAAAAAGACCGGTACAAAAGTAACCTTCAAGCCAGATCCAGAAATATTTAAATCAGCCACATCATTTAACTATGATGTGCTAAGTGAACGATTACAGGAGTCCGCTTTTTTACTGAAAAGCCTAAGAATCACTTTAAAAGATTTGAGAGCAGGAAAAGAACGAGAAGATGTGTTCCATTATGAAGAAGGTATTAAAGAATTTGTGAATTATGTCAATGAAGGTAAAGAAGTATTACATGAAGTAGCAACCTTTGATGGAGAAGCAAATAATATAGAAGTCGAAGTAGCTTTCCAATATAATGATCAATATTCAGAAGGTATTTTGAGCTTTGTTAATAATGTACGTACTAAAGATGGTGGCACACATGAAGTTGGCTTTAAGTCAGCAATGACACGTGTCTTTAATGATTACGCGCGACGTATCAATGAATTAAAAGATAAAGATAAAAATTTAGATGGTAATGATATTAGAGAAGGCCTGACGGCTATCATTTCTATACGTATCCCAGAAGAATTACTTCAATTTGAGGGGCAAACGAAATCTAAATTAGGAACAACGGAAGCAAGAAGTGCAGTTGATTCTGTTGTAGCAGATAAATTACCGTATTATTTAGAAGAAAAAGGACAATTATCAAAGAATCTTGTAAAAAAAGCAGTAAAAGCACAACAAGCTAGGGAAGCTGCTCGTAAAGCAAGAGAAGATGCGCGTTCTGGTAAAAAAAATAAACGTAAAGATACATTACTATCTGGTAAATTAACACCAGCGCAAAGTAAAAATACTGATAAAAAAGAATTGTATCTTGTAGAGGGTGACTCTGCAGGTGGTTCTGCTAAGTTAGGTAGAGATCGTAAATATCAAGCCATATTACCGCTAAGAGGGAAAGTAATCAATACCGAAAAAGCGCGATTAGATGATATTTTCAAAAATGAAGAAATCAATACCATTATTCATACTATTGGGGCCGGCGTAGGTAACGAATTTAAAATTGAAGACAGCAATTATAATAGGATTATCATCATGACAGATGCTGATACAGATGGTGCCCATATACAAGTACTGCTACTGACATTTTTCTTTAAGTATATGAAACCTTTAGTAGAAGCTGGAAGGGTGTTTATTGCATTGCCACCTTTATATAAATTAGAAAAAGGTAAAGGTGCTTCAAGAAAAATTGAATATGCTTGGACAGATGAAGAGTTAGAAAAATTACAGAAAAAATTAGGCAAAGGTTTTAGTTTGCAACGCTATAAAGGTCTGGGCGAAATGAATGCAGACCAGTTATGGGAAACAACAATGAATCCTGATACAAGGACGTTAATTAGAGTACAAATTGAAGATGAATTACGTTCATCCAAACGTGTAACTACATTAATGGGAGATAAAGTTGCGCCACGACGTGAATGGATTGAAAATCATGTTGAATTTGGATTACAAGAAGATCAAAGCATTCTAGATAATAATGAAATTCAAATTTTGGAGCAGGACAATCCTAATGAGGAGGAAAGAAATTGA
- the plsY gene encoding glycerol-3-phosphate 1-O-acyltransferase PlsY, which produces MMIVIMLILSYLIGAFPSGYVIGKLFFKKDIRQFGSGNTGATNSFRVLGKPAGFLVTFLDIFKGFIVVFFPLWLPVHTDGAISTFFTNGLIVGAFAILGHVYPVYLGFKGGKAVATSAGVILGVNPVLLLILAAIFFVILYLTKYVSLSSIIASLCCVIGALLIRDYILFVVSIGVGILLIVRHRTNIVRIFKGEEPKIKWM; this is translated from the coding sequence ATGATGATCGTAATCATGTTAATATTAAGTTACCTTATCGGTGCTTTTCCAAGTGGCTATGTAATAGGTAAATTATTTTTTAAAAAAGATATTAGACAATTTGGTAGTGGGAACACTGGTGCAACAAACAGTTTTAGAGTATTAGGAAAACCAGCTGGTTTTCTAGTAACTTTTTTAGATATATTCAAAGGTTTTATAGTTGTGTTTTTCCCGCTTTGGTTACCTGTCCATACAGATGGTGCTATAAGTACATTTTTCACAAATGGTCTTATCGTTGGTGCTTTTGCAATTCTTGGCCATGTATATCCAGTGTATCTTGGATTTAAAGGTGGTAAAGCAGTAGCAACAAGTGCTGGTGTCATACTTGGTGTCAATCCTGTCTTATTATTAATTTTAGCAGCAATTTTCTTTGTAATATTATATTTAACAAAGTATGTATCTCTATCAAGTATCATCGCATCACTGTGTTGCGTTATTGGTGCTTTATTAATTCGGGACTATATCTTATTTGTTGTTAGCATCGGTGTCGGAATATTATTAATCGTCAGACATCGTACTAATATCGTAAGAATATTTAAAGGTGAAGAACCTAAAATAAAATGGATGTAA
- a CDS encoding HesB/YadR/YfhF family protein encodes MEIELSDNAVSWFKEELDLPEDDKVLQFFVRYGGEFQLKQGFSPAFSVDKKNDLEIGYENNYEGLDVVIAEHDLWYFKDNNLFIDVNDGLDEISYTAK; translated from the coding sequence ATGGAAATAGAACTTTCAGATAATGCTGTGTCTTGGTTTAAAGAAGAACTTGATTTACCTGAAGATGACAAAGTCTTACAATTCTTCGTACGTTATGGTGGAGAATTTCAATTAAAACAAGGTTTCAGTCCTGCCTTTAGCGTTGATAAGAAGAATGATCTTGAAATCGGTTATGAAAATAATTATGAAGGATTAGATGTCGTAATCGCTGAACATGATTTATGGTATTTCAAAGATAACAACTTATTCATTGATGTAAACGATGGGCTTGACGAAATTTCCTATACTGCAAAATAA
- the menI gene encoding 1,4-dihydroxy-2-naphthoyl-CoA hydrolase MenI, with product MIYSMTEIESRYQETDQMGVIYHGNYPTWFEVARTDYISKLGFSYKEMEDSGVISPVTDLDIKYIQSITYPEKVKVKTWVEKYSRLRSLYRYEIYNESGELATTGSTVLTCIRKDTFKPIRLDKYFPEWHEVYQSVERRNKAGETLEVTNGL from the coding sequence ATGATTTATAGTATGACAGAAATTGAATCTCGCTATCAAGAAACAGACCAAATGGGTGTGATTTATCATGGTAATTATCCTACATGGTTCGAAGTTGCACGTACAGATTATATAAGTAAATTAGGATTTAGTTACAAGGAAATGGAAGATTCAGGTGTAATTTCTCCAGTGACGGATTTAGATATTAAATATATTCAATCTATAACGTATCCAGAAAAAGTAAAAGTAAAAACATGGGTTGAAAAATATTCTAGACTAAGATCACTTTATCGTTATGAAATTTATAATGAATCCGGAGAACTCGCGACAACTGGGTCTACAGTGTTAACTTGTATTAGAAAAGATACTTTCAAACCTATTCGCTTGGATAAATATTTTCCTGAATGGCATGAAGTGTATCAAAGTGTTGAGCGAAGAAATAAGGCGGGGGAAACTTTAGAAGTAACGAATGGACTTTAA
- the acnA gene encoding aconitate hydratase AcnA gives MASNIKQQAKKSFDLNGKSYTFYDLKTLEEQGFTKVSQLPYSIRVLLESVLRQEDGFVITDDHIKALSDFTKGAEGEVPFKPSRVILQDFTGVPAVVDLASLRKAMNDVGGDLNKINPEVPVDLVIDHSVQVDSYANPEALERNMKLEFERNYERYQFLNWATKAFNNYSAVPPATGIVHQVNLEYLANVVHAREIDGETVAFPDTLVGTDSHTTMINGLGVLGWGVGGIEAEAGMLGQPSYFPIPEVIGVRLSNALPQGSTATDLALRVTQELRKKGVVGKFVEFFGPGVQHLPLADRATIANMAPEYGATCGFFPVDEEALKYMRLTGRPDEQIDLVKKYLQENSMFFTVDNDEPEYTDVVELDLSTVEASLSGPKRPQDLIFLSDMKKEFEKSVTAPAGNQGHGFDESEFDKTATIEFKDGKTTTMKTGDLAIAAITSCTNTSNPYVMLGAGLVAKKAIEKGLKVPDYVKTSLAPGSKVVTGYLRDSGLNEYLDDLGFNLVGYGCTTCIGNSGPLLEEIEKAIAEEDLLVTSVLSGNRNFEGRIHPLVKANYLASPQLVVAYALAGTVDIDLQNEPLGKGKDGEDVYLRDIWPSIKEVSDTVDSVVTPELFKEEYETVYNNNEMWNEIDVTDQPLYDFDPESTYIQNPSFFQELSKEPGTIEPLNNLRVMGKFGDSVTTDHISPAGAIGKDTPAGRYLQEHNVPIRQFNSYGSRRGNHQVMVRGTFANIRIKNQLAPGTEGGFTTYWPTGEQMSIFDAAMKYKEDGTGLVVLAGNDYGMGSSRDWAAKGTNLLGVKTVIAQSYERIHRSNLVMMGVLPLQFKDGESADSLGIDGTEIISVEVDEAVKPHDLVKVQAKKENGKVIEFEAIARFDSNVELDYYRHGGILQLVLRNKLAE, from the coding sequence ATGGCTTCAAATATTAAGCAACAAGCGAAAAAATCGTTTGATCTTAACGGGAAATCATATACGTTTTATGATTTAAAAACTTTAGAAGAACAAGGATTTACTAAAGTATCGCAACTGCCATATTCAATTAGAGTATTATTAGAATCAGTTTTAAGACAGGAAGATGGTTTCGTAATTACAGATGATCATATCAAAGCATTATCTGATTTTACTAAAGGGGCAGAAGGGGAAGTACCATTCAAACCTTCACGTGTCATCTTGCAAGACTTTACAGGAGTTCCTGCTGTAGTGGACTTAGCATCATTACGTAAAGCTATGAATGATGTTGGTGGAGACTTAAACAAAATCAATCCAGAAGTGCCAGTGGATTTAGTTATTGACCACTCAGTACAAGTTGATAGTTACGCTAATCCAGAAGCTTTAGAACGTAATATGAAATTAGAATTCGAAAGAAATTATGAGCGTTATCAATTTTTAAATTGGGCTACTAAAGCATTTAATAACTATAGTGCAGTACCACCAGCAACTGGTATTGTTCATCAAGTTAACTTAGAGTACTTAGCAAACGTAGTACATGCTCGTGAAATTGATGGAGAAACTGTAGCATTCCCTGACACTTTAGTAGGTACTGACTCACATACAACAATGATTAATGGTCTTGGTGTCTTAGGTTGGGGTGTTGGGGGCATCGAAGCTGAAGCAGGCATGCTTGGTCAACCTTCATACTTCCCAATTCCAGAAGTTATCGGCGTGAGATTGTCTAATGCATTGCCACAAGGATCAACTGCTACTGACCTAGCTTTACGTGTCACTCAAGAGTTGCGTAAAAAAGGTGTAGTTGGTAAATTCGTTGAATTCTTTGGTCCAGGTGTACAACACTTGCCATTAGCTGACCGCGCAACAATTGCGAACATGGCTCCAGAATATGGTGCAACTTGTGGTTTCTTCCCAGTTGATGAAGAAGCATTGAAATATATGCGTTTAACAGGTCGCCCAGATGAACAAATTGACCTTGTTAAAAAATATTTACAAGAAAATAGCATGTTTTTCACTGTAGATAACGATGAACCAGAATACACAGATGTAGTTGAATTAGACTTATCAACAGTTGAAGCTTCATTATCAGGTCCAAAACGTCCACAAGATTTAATTTTCTTAAGCGATATGAAAAAAGAATTTGAGAAATCAGTTACTGCACCAGCAGGAAATCAAGGACATGGATTTGATGAAAGTGAATTTGATAAAACTGCAACAATCGAATTTAAAGATGGTAAAACAACTACAATGAAAACAGGTGATTTAGCAATTGCTGCAATCACGTCATGTACGAATACATCTAACCCATATGTAATGTTAGGTGCGGGTCTCGTTGCTAAAAAAGCTATCGAAAAAGGACTAAAAGTTCCTGACTATGTTAAGACTTCATTAGCACCTGGTTCAAAAGTTGTTACAGGTTACTTAAGAGATTCTGGGTTAAATGAGTATCTAGATGATCTTGGCTTTAATCTTGTTGGTTATGGTTGTACAACTTGTATCGGTAACTCTGGACCATTATTAGAAGAAATTGAAAAAGCGATTGCTGAAGAAGATTTATTAGTAACTTCGGTATTATCTGGTAACCGTAACTTTGAAGGACGTATACATCCTTTAGTGAAGGCTAACTATTTAGCATCACCTCAATTAGTTGTGGCTTATGCATTAGCAGGTACAGTTGATATTGACTTACAAAATGAACCTTTAGGTAAAGGTAAAGATGGCGAAGATGTATACTTAAGAGATATTTGGCCATCAATAAAAGAAGTATCAGATACTGTTGATAGCGTTGTTACGCCTGAACTATTTAAAGAAGAATATGAAACAGTATATAATAATAATGAAATGTGGAACGAAATCGATGTAACTGATCAACCATTATATGACTTCGATCCAGAGTCAACATATATTCAGAATCCATCATTCTTCCAAGAATTATCTAAAGAGCCAGGTACAATTGAACCTTTAAATAACTTACGTGTTATGGGCAAATTTGGAGATTCAGTAACGACTGACCATATCTCTCCAGCGGGTGCGATTGGTAAAGATACACCAGCAGGCAGATATTTACAAGAACATAATGTTCCGATTCGCCAATTTAACTCATATGGTTCACGTCGTGGTAACCATCAAGTTATGGTTCGCGGTACGTTTGCAAATATTCGTATTAAAAACCAATTAGCTCCTGGAACTGAAGGTGGATTTACAACTTATTGGCCAACAGGCGAACAAATGTCAATCTTTGATGCAGCTATGAAATACAAAGAAGATGGAACAGGTTTAGTTGTATTGGCTGGTAACGATTACGGCATGGGTTCTTCTCGTGACTGGGCAGCTAAGGGTACGAATTTATTGGGTGTTAAAACGGTTATTGCGCAAAGCTATGAACGTATTCACCGTTCGAACTTAGTTATGATGGGTGTATTACCATTACAATTTAAAGATGGAGAATCTGCAGACAGCTTAGGTATCGATGGTACTGAAATTATTTCAGTAGAAGTTGATGAAGCAGTTAAACCTCATGATTTAGTGAAAGTACAAGCTAAGAAAGAAAATGGCAAAGTCATTGAATTTGAAGCAATCGCTCGTTTTGATTCAAATGTAGAATTAGACTATTATCGCCATGGTGGTATTTTACAACTTGTATTGAGAAATAAATTAGCTGAGTAA
- a CDS encoding glycine betaine uptake BCCT transporter, with translation MSVNSSNKHSDGKKISPVFIYSAIIVAIVVLIGAVLPEQFDTITNGIKLWITDKLGWYYLILTTFIVFFCIFLIFSPIGKLKLGKPNDKPEFNTVSWFAMLFSAGMGIGLVFYGAAEPMADFAAPPTADPKTTAAYTEALRSTFFHWGFHAWAIYGVVALALAYSQFRKGEPGLISRTLRPILGNKVEGPIGTIIDVLAVFATVVGVAVSLGMGALQINGGLNYLFGVPNNVWVQAIIIIVVTILFIMSAWSGLSKGIQYLSNLNITLGAILMIAVLIIGPTILILNMMTSSTGSLLNSFLLNSFDTAAQNPQKREWMSSWTLYYWGWWLSWSPFVGIFIARVSKGRSIREFIAGVLLVPAIVSFVWFSVFGVLGIETGKKNPELFNMTAETQLFGVFHEIPMGMVLSIIALVLIASFFITSADSATFVLGMQTSYGSLEPSNFVKVTWGIAQSLIAFVLLFAGGGDGAKALNAIQSAAIISALPFSFVVIMMMVSFYKDANKERKFLGLTLTPNKHRLQDYLQHQQEDYEDDIIERRASLREAEKNETLK, from the coding sequence ATGAGTGTGAATTCTTCTAACAAACATTCGGATGGTAAGAAGATATCTCCAGTTTTTATTTATAGCGCGATTATCGTAGCGATTGTAGTTTTAATTGGTGCTGTTTTACCAGAGCAATTTGATACAATTACAAATGGAATTAAGCTATGGATTACGGACAAACTAGGTTGGTATTATTTGATTCTTACTACGTTTATTGTTTTCTTCTGTATTTTCCTAATCTTTAGCCCTATTGGAAAATTAAAACTAGGGAAACCAAATGATAAACCTGAATTTAATACAGTTTCATGGTTTGCAATGTTATTTAGTGCTGGTATGGGGATTGGATTAGTATTCTACGGTGCTGCGGAACCTATGGCAGATTTTGCTGCACCCCCAACTGCAGATCCTAAAACGACTGCAGCTTATACTGAAGCATTACGTTCTACTTTCTTCCATTGGGGATTCCATGCATGGGCTATTTATGGTGTGGTTGCATTGGCGCTTGCGTATTCTCAATTTAGAAAAGGGGAACCAGGACTTATTTCAAGAACATTACGTCCTATTTTAGGAAATAAAGTAGAAGGCCCAATCGGGACAATCATTGATGTTCTAGCTGTTTTTGCAACAGTAGTTGGTGTTGCCGTATCACTTGGTATGGGTGCATTACAAATCAATGGTGGGTTAAACTATTTATTCGGCGTTCCCAACAACGTCTGGGTACAAGCGATAATTATTATAGTTGTAACTATATTATTTATCATGAGTGCTTGGTCCGGTTTAAGTAAAGGTATTCAATATTTAAGTAATTTAAATATTACTTTGGGTGCAATATTAATGATTGCTGTATTAATCATTGGACCAACGATTTTGATTTTAAACATGATGACAAGTTCAACAGGTAGTTTATTAAATTCATTCTTGCTGAATTCATTTGATACAGCTGCCCAAAACCCTCAAAAACGAGAATGGATGTCTAGTTGGACACTTTATTATTGGGGTTGGTGGTTAAGTTGGAGCCCATTCGTAGGTATCTTTATTGCACGTGTTTCAAAAGGACGTTCAATTCGCGAATTTATCGCTGGCGTGCTGCTAGTCCCAGCTATTGTAAGTTTCGTATGGTTCAGTGTGTTTGGCGTATTGGGTATTGAAACTGGTAAGAAAAACCCTGAACTCTTTAATATGACTGCAGAAACGCAATTGTTCGGTGTCTTCCATGAAATACCAATGGGAATGGTTTTATCTATTATTGCATTGGTATTAATTGCATCATTCTTTATTACGTCAGCAGATTCTGCAACATTCGTATTAGGGATGCAAACATCTTATGGATCATTAGAACCTTCAAATTTTGTAAAAGTGACATGGGGTATTGCCCAATCACTGATTGCTTTTGTATTACTATTTGCAGGTGGAGGTGACGGTGCTAAAGCGCTTAATGCAATACAAAGTGCTGCCATTATCAGTGCATTGCCGTTCTCCTTCGTTGTTATAATGATGATGGTGTCATTCTATAAAGACGCGAACAAAGAACGTAAATTCTTAGGATTAACATTGACACCAAATAAACATAGATTGCAAGATTACTTACAGCATCAACAAGAAGATTATGAAGATGATATTATCGAAAGACGCGCATCGCTTAGAGAAGCTGAAAAGAATGAAACCTTAAAATAA
- the mscL gene encoding large conductance mechanosensitive channel protein MscL: MLKEFKEFALKGNVLDLAVAVVMGAAFNKIVTALVTFIIMPLIGLIFGTVDFAKSWSFMGIKYGMFVQSIIDFIIIAFALFIFVKIANTLMKKEEEEEIEENTVLLTEIRDLLREKN, translated from the coding sequence ATGTTAAAGGAATTTAAAGAATTTGCATTAAAAGGCAATGTATTAGACTTAGCAGTAGCCGTTGTTATGGGAGCTGCTTTCAACAAAATTGTAACAGCTTTAGTTACATTCATCATTATGCCATTAATAGGATTAATTTTTGGTACAGTTGATTTTGCAAAAAGTTGGTCATTCATGGGCATTAAATATGGTATGTTCGTTCAATCAATCATTGATTTCATCATTATTGCGTTTGCACTATTCATCTTTGTAAAAATTGCCAACACATTAATGAAAAAAGAAGAAGAAGAAGAAATTGAAGAAAACACTGTATTACTTACAGAAATCCGTGATTTATTACGTGAAAAAAATTAA